Part of the Marinobacterium rhizophilum genome is shown below.
CCCATGGCATCCCATTCACCGTAGCGCAGCGCGAAGCTGAGCCAGCAGGTGATCACCAGCGCCAGCACGTCGAAAATCAGGAACACCAGTCGCTTCTGGTTACGCGATAGCGACAGCACTCGATTCAGCATCTAGTCGTCCTTCGTGCCTCTGACTGACAGGTGATGGATAACGGCTTGCCGCTCCACTGTACAGGCGCGCGCAGTCCGCCGACTCCATGGCGCCGCAGTGCGCCTGGCACGACGTAGCGCCCCTGTTTGCAACTCAGTGCCTGACCTTCTTCGCCGCCTTCTTGAGCCAGTCCAGTGCACCCTCGGTTGCCTCCCAGGTTGGCCGCATGGCATCGCGGTACAACCAGGCCTGATCCTCGCCGCCAACGGTTACGCCAAATTCATGCAGTTCGGGCTGGCGAATACGCTTGAGACACAGGTAACGCGCAACATGGGGCAGATCAGCCTGGGCTTCGCGCAGCTGCGATTCCGCACCCGCAAGGTCGCCTGTGCGAAACAGCGCCAGAACCTCGCCATAACGGGTCTGGGGCGCGATATCACCGGCATAGCGCTGCGCCAGTGCCAGGGCATCGGCATCGCGCCCGGCCATCAGGTAGCCGTCCATCAGCTCCAGCCGCAGGCCCTGGTTATCCGCCGGATTCAGCCGCAGTATCCACTCACTCAGTTCCAGCGCGTCGCTGCTGCGCCCGCTTTCCTTGAGCAGTGATACCAGCCGCATCAGGGATCGCAGCGCCGGCCGGTTTTCCAGTACCAGCCAGGGCAGCTGCGTCCCCTCGGGAAGGGCCGCACGAATGATGGCACGACTGCGGCGCAGTACCCGCTCAAGCAGTTGCTGTGCCGCCGGATCCCCCCAGAACTGTTCGTCGAGCAACAGGGCTCCCAGGTCATCCAGCACATCAAGATCATCCCAGGCCGCCGGGTACCGGCTCAGCACACCCATCCAGCGGTCGAACAGCTCGGGCTCCCAGGGGTCGAACTCGCTGCTGTTCTGGGTGCTGATGCCAAAGGCCGGAACCAGCGGACACACCTTGGCCCAGCGGGATCGCACGGACTTCAACCCGGTCGGCGCATTCAGCGTGGCCGCCGCAGCCGGGTTGCCGTCCTCATCTTCCAGCTCCAGCGCCTCAAGCAGATACTCCGGCACGGGCCGGGCCTGCTGCTGTTCGATCCAGCGGTGCAGCTCCAGCAGCTCCTCGGCACCGGAGAGCTCCAGCATCATGCCCACAGGATCCTCCGTAAACCCCTTGAGCAATTCAACCTGGGGATCATCCCTGAGCAGGCCTGTGCGCAACAGCTGGCGGCGCCAGAACTCGGCCCGCGGCGGAATCTCATTCAGGCGGCCACCGGCCATCAGCAGCTGGATTTCCAGCACACCCAGGCTATCGCTGTGGGGCGTATCGCGCTGCGCCTTCTGAAACGCCTGCCAGGCCGCCTGGTCGTCGCCCTCATCCATCAGAATACAGGCCAGCCGCTGCCAGGCACCACCACGCAGCACCGATTTGGGCGCCTGCTCAACCAGGGCCTCCAGCAGCAGCCGCTTCTTGCGATGGAAGCCCAGCGCATCGTAACAGTTGCACAGCAGATTCAGGGCGTAGTCGTGCAGCCCGCTGGATTTGGCCGCATTCTCCACCGCCACCATGGGCTCCAGCAGGGCGGCGGACTTGCGGAACTGCTCCCGGTCGAACAGCTCGATGGCGGCCTCGAGCAGCCCTTCCAGGGGTACCTGGCGGCTGGCGACAGCCTTGCCCAGCAGCCCGAACTCCTGCAGTGCCGGAATCGCAAACACCCATACCTGCTCACTTTCCAGGGTCAGGGAAAAATTGCCCATCAGGCGCTGGCAGCACTGCTTGAACTTGCTGCCTGAACCGCAGGCACAGGGGTCGTTGGGCTTGAGTTTTGGCAGCGGGCGGGGTTTGAAGTGATTGCCCGGCAAGGGCATGTACTTCCAGATTTCCCGCGCCAGATGGCCCGTCAGCGCCTGCACGGTGCCGGGCGCCAGGCCCTCATCGAACATGCTTTCGTCACAGTAGCGATCAAAATTGTCGCGCAGCCAGCGGCTGAAGGATCCAAAGCGTTCGTCGCGGAAAATCTCGCGTGCTGCATCCTGCAGCAGCGCTTCAAGCTGTAAGGGTTCATCAACGGGCTCAAAAGGATGCACGGCTAACCTTCGGTAGTATAAAAATAGAGGCGGACGCCAGCATAACCACTGCACGCTGGCGACGCAAAGGCATTCAGGGGCCCGTCGTCTGCTTGGGCGGATTAGGGGTGGATACGGCAGGATCAGCGACCCCGGCCCTGAGGCAGAGCGCCAGAAAAATGAGGGGGGCATAGGCCAGCACCAGGCCGAACACGGGCGCCAGCATGCCGAGCACCGCTAAGGAGGCCAGCGGCAATAGCCAGCAGAGGTTGATCGCCAGAACAGACAGCGTAACGGCGCTGTGGCTGGCGCAGCGACGCGCCGCCTGCTGATAGGCGTGACTGCAGTGTGCCTGGGCCAGGTGCTGCCCGCGCACAAGCCGTCGCAGCAGGGTGACACTGGCATCACAGACGAACACCGCCAGCAGTATCAGCCAGCCGGCAAAAAGCAGCAGCGACTGATGCGCCGCCAGCACCGACAGCAGCCCGAGCATCAGGCCGATAAAGCCGCTGCCGGCATCTCCCATAAAGATCCGCGCAGGCGGCCAGTTCCAGCACAGGAATCCCAGCGACGCTGCCGCCAGCAAGGCCGGTGGCAATAGTTCAACCGGCGCAACGCCGGCCAGCCAGCCCAACCAGCAGGCCCCGGCGCAGACGCTAACCACCTCAACCCCGGCGATGCCGTCGATACCATCCATAAAATTATACAGATTCAGCAGCCAGACCAGACAGAGCAGGCCCAGGCAAAAGCCCGGTACCCCCGGCTCCAGCACCACACCAAAGAGCTCGAAAGATGGCAAACCTCCGAGCCAGGCCAGCCCCCAGCCTGCGGCAACAAAGTGCACCAGCAGCCGCCAGCGCGCCGCCACATGGCCGCGATCATCAAACCAGCCAACAGCGGCCACCAGAACACCGGCCCCGGCGAGAGCCGTGAACACCGACCCTGCCATCAACCCCTGCCTATACAGCCACACAAGCCCGGCCAACGTCACCAGCACAATCGCCAGACCGCCACCACGCGGCGTCGGCAACGAGTGGGAGCTGCGCGCATTGGGCACATCCAGCATGCCGCCGGCCAGTGCATAGCGCCTGACCAGCCCGGTCAGCAGCGCAGATACAGCCAGTGCCAGCCCGAGCCAGGCGATCATCAAGGCCGATTCAGCCATCCCCGGACTTCCCCGGCTTGAATCCTGTGGGAGCGGCGCCTGTGGGAACAGCATCCGTGGGAGCGTCGCACCCCGAGGGCATTTCACCACCGCCGCGAATGTCGGGGCAACTCTGCTGATGCGCGCCGCCAAGCCTGCGTGCCATAAAATCGTCCACGGTCTTTTGAATCTCCTCCTCCACCGAAACGGCCGGCTTCCAGCCAAGTGTATCCATGGTATGGCTGATATCCACCTGCAGGGAGTCGCACAACCTGGCCACCACACTGCCGCGCCCAACCCATGCTGCCGATTTACGTAATACAGACACAGGCAACGGAAAAAACCGGGGACTCTTTCCCATCGCCCGGCTGACAGTGCTAATTAATTCAGGTGTCGACAGATCATGATTGTCGGAGACCATAAAGGTCTGATTCGCCGCGGCAGGTTGATCGATGCAGGTGATGATCAGATCCACCAGGTTATCCAGCCCCACCAGGCTGCGGCGGTTATCCACAGACCCCAGCGGCAACGGTAGTCCTCGTGCCACCAGACGCAGCAAGGCATTGAAGTTGGCCTTCACACCCGGCCCGTACACCAGCGGTGGCCGGATAATCACCACCTCCATCCCGGTTTCCCGCGCCAGCGCCCGCAACCCCTGCTCGGCTTCCCATTTGGACAGTGCGTAAGGGTCGGTGGGCGCGCATAGATCATTGGCGGTAAAGGGCTGGCCTGGCAAAGTCAACTCACCATTGACCTTGATGGAGCTCAGGAAGGTAAATCGCCTGACACCGGCCTCGGCCGCCTGGCGGGCAAGATTCAGCGTCGCCGTGGTATTAACCGCCCGAAAGGCCTCAAGCAGATCCACCGCCTTGTCGTCCATCACATGCACACGGGCGGCGCAGTGAATGATGACATCCACCTTTTCGAGCACAGCAGACAACGCAGACCCTCGCTGTACATCGCACAGATTAAAATTCAGCGACTCGGCGCGGCTACCAATCGCCTGCGAGCGAGAACCTGCAATGACACTTATCCCAGACTCCGTGAGCAAACGCTCGCACAGTGCCATACCCAGAAACCCGGAGCTGCCGGTAACAAATACAGTATCGGAGTCAGCAGGCATTAAACAATGCCCTGGGTGCTGTACCGGCCAGAGGCCAGATGCTGGCTTGGAGAAGCCTCATCGAAGTCGTCATGTTCGTAACCCCAGCTTCCTTGATCCAGAGCGTAAAAAATACTTCAGCATGCTGACCATGAACCAGTAAAAATGACGGGAGAACAACCGCTTGTTGGCCTGCTGACAGAGATGCACCGCCTTGAGATGGGGCAGATATAGCACCTGATCGCCAAACTCGTCCCGGGACCGGCGACAGATATCCACATCTTCCAGGTACATGAAAAAGCGTTCATCAAATCCATTCAGCTGTTGATACAACTCAGCTTTAAACAGCAAAAAGGCTCCGGAAGCCCAGTCGACCAAAGTGGGTTCGTCGATTGCTGCCTTGTCGTAGGCGGCGGGATTCGAGCCCAGCAGAAATCCCCGCGCGAAATCCAGCAGTGACGGGAAGCGTTTTATATTGAAGTCTGGCCGGCTTAGTTCCCGGTCCTGGAACAGATTAATGGTAACCAGCCTGGCGGCACACAGTTCAGCTGCGTTCACTGCCTCCAGAAGCACATCGGGGGTTATAACCAGATCCGGGTTATGCAAACAGAAGTAGTCACCCGGCTGCATCCCGAGTGTCGAGCGGCAATATTCGAACACCGCATTGTTGTTGGCACCGAAACCCATTGGTGACGGCGAGGCCAGGTAATGCATTGAATAATCCGACGCGAAAGCTCGTAACTCGGCGCAGCCAAGGTTGTCCCGGAGTACGACCTCCCCGCCTTCTAAAGTGGCCAAGGCCTGCAGCTGATTATTTCGGCTAATCAGCGCCTCGTTCCCGTGGGATACAACAGATACGTAAATCGTCATAACCGACGCAGCCCACTCCGGCGAGTCACATTCGCATGAGCATGCTTAGCAAGAGACCACAGAATAAGAAAAGGTGAGAGAAAAATAAACAAAGGGGTTATTCTAAACAGACGTGCATATGCTTTTATTTCTCCCTTTCTCATATTCCACTTATGTTCACTTAATCCACCTTTACTTCCAACACTTCTATTGATACCAGCCAGAACCTGATCAACTTTGATCGCACCTTTAGGAAAAGCCAATCTCAGCCATAAATCATAATCCTCCGAATAACGCATATCCTCTCTAAATTCTGCCTTATTTTTATTACGAATAATAACAGTCGGCGTATGTGCAGGATTACGAATCAAAAACTGATAAAAAGGTATTACATCTAGTGAAAAGTCGGCACTAAAAAATTTCTCTTCGATTTCACACCCAACACTAGAATCATGAAAAAACATATCGAAATCAGGGAATCGATCTATAGCGGACACCATAATTTCAAGCTTCCTGGGATACCAAAAATCATCAGAGTCAAGGAAAGCCAGATATTTTCCTCTGGCCAGATGAATGCCTCTGTTTCTAGCTGAAGACACTCCCTGGTTATAATCAGATTCGACCAGCTTTACTTTATCCGAATTATAAATAAAATCACGAATCAGTGATCTAGAAGAATCAAGACTACCATCATCTACCAAAATCAGCTCAAAATTATCATAAGTTTGATTCAGACATGATCTGATGGTTCTATGTATCGTCGCTTCTGCATTATATACAGGAACAATAATACTAATTAGTGGAACTATGTTCGACACCAAACTAACATTCAAACCTTGACCAGCCCCAACTTCAACAAAAAAATTTTGATATATAATTTCACATAGCCATAATACAGAGATACAAAATTAAAAATCACAGGGACAGTATTATGTTCTGCTTTCGCCGCATAACGTTCATCTAATGCAGCACGACTCATATGGGAAACGCCTCCGACAGTCATGTTAGCCAACACAGTGTCGACAAAGCCAACATTCAAGGAGGCTCTCTTTCTCAACAATAATTCGTAGTCTCCTACTATTTTATATTTAATTCCGTAAAACCCAACCTCATTATAAAGCTTTCTATTATGGGCAGCCCCTGGGTGCGCAACATTCATTTCACGCCTGAATTTAGCCCAATTCCATTTTTCCCCCACCGTTCTAAGCTGCCGGCCCCGCTCGTCAACCAATGAAACCTTGCCACTGACGAAATCAAGATAATCATGAGAAACACAGTATTCTGCCAATGAATCCAAAGCATTGGTAGCCAGATAATCATCAGCCCCAATGAAAATTATCCATTGGCCTTGCGCAAGGGCGATACCCTTATTCCAGGCGTCATAGATGCCTTTGTCCGGTTCACTGATCCACTTGCTGACAACTGGATGGGCTGCGATAACATCCACCGTGAGATCACGGCTTTTACCGTCAACCACGAGCACTTCGGCATTACGGAATTTCTGATCCGCAATTGAGTCAAGGCACCGTTTGACGCAACTTTCCACGTTATACGTAGCTATCACTATTGAGAATAGCAAGCATTAATCCTTGAAGTAATCTGAACAAGATCCAATTTAAAATTAGGCTGATGACAGATTCATCTAACCGATATCAATCTACTCGGGTTTACACTACTTTTTTGATATAAAAAGACCCAGGCTCTCGCTCTGGTTCCAGGAACGGCGCAACCAACTTAAGCTCACCGTAATAGTGATGATGCAGGTAATTCAACGCACCAATAACTTTCCAGGAATTGTTATGTGATAGAAATACTTCCAGCAGGTACTGCTCGTTCCAAAATTTTATTTCACCTTCCATCCAGTTTGATGGATAATTTCTTGGTGAGAAAACATCATGAACATGTACTATAACCCCCCGACCAAGAGTTGGAAGTAGTTCTAAATATTCGAAAAGAACATCCCCCTGCGGTCTTATAATATGTGATGAATCGATAAACAGAATATCGTTTTCAGCCAAGTCAGAGAAAAAACTTGGAGATAAATTCTCAACTTTATCTCTAACCACCTCTACACCGGCATCCTCAAGCCAGGGCATTTCATAGGGTTCAATACACAGATGCTTGCAATTGTACTCAGGATTATCCTGAATATTTTTTAGTATGGCTTTGGCAACCATCAAGGTTGAATTCCCGCTCCCGATTTCGTACACCCGTGAAGGTTTTATGTAACGAATTATTTGGTAAAGATACTCCGCATCGCCTGATTCAAAAGCGCCGTTTCCGAAATAGAACGTCTTATCGTCAATTTTAGAATTCGACAAGCCTTCGAGCTCATGTGAAAAAGACAAGTTATTTAAAAGATTCAACTGCTCTTCGATATTCCAGCTTATTCCACTTAAAGACCTACTATCTGAAAACGGTTGCCTTGGATTTCTGTGATCGAACTGCGGTTCGTAGTAGTGATTTCAAATAGGAAAAACACCAACGCTCAACAATGCCTTCTTTGAACAGGGTAAACGATGTACGCCTAAGCGACGCACAATCTTCAGTAACACTGCTGCAGGGTACACAAAAATTACCAAGATATAGTCCACTACTGGAAGCATACGAATAATAGCCTTTCTAAGGCTTAACTTAAACATTTAAAATATTCCTTTGAGAAGACGCGCCTGGCCAGAAAAATTGAAAACTGTCTTTCACTTCGGATCAAACTAGAGGACTCAACCTCTTCCATATAAATCCTCAAGCCTCACAATATCGTCCTCCCCCAGATAGGCACCGGACTGCACTTCAATCAGTTCCAGTGGAACACGACCCGGGTTTTCCAGTGAGTGGATCTGGCCAATGGGTATGTAGGTAGACTGATTTTCGGTAACGAGGTAGGTCTTGTCGCCGTTGGTGACTTTCGCCGTACCGCTGACGACGATCCAGTGCTCGGCCCGGTGATGATGCATCTGCACAGACAGCTTGGCGCCAGGCTTCACGGTAATGTGCTTGACCTGGTAGCGACTGCCTGCATCGATGGAATCATAACAGCCCCAGGGCCGGTACACTTCCCGATGGTTCACGTGTTCCGTTCTGCCCTGCTGTTCGAGTTCTTCGACAATGTGCTTTACATCCTGTACCCGGTCCTTCCTTGCGACCAGTACCGCATCCCTGGTTTCGACGATTACCAGGTCGTCCACACCAATGGCTGCCACCAGCCGGTGCTCGGCGTAGGCGAGAATGCCCTGGCAGTCCTTAATCAGCACATCACCTTTGAGCACATTGTCCTCGGCATCCTTTGCGGACACATCGGCCAGTGCCGACCAGGAGCCGACATCACTCCAGCCGGCATCCAACGGCACCAGTACAGCATCTTCGGTGTGCTCCATCACGGCGTAATCGATCGATTCAGAAGCGCAACCGGCAAATGCCGGGGCGTCCACCCGCACAAAATCCAGATCCTGTTTGGCACCGGCAATCGCCTGACGACAGCTATGCAGCATTTGCGGACGAAAAGCTTCAAGTTCGGCAAGATAGCGGCTGGCCCGGAACATGAACATGCCGCTGTTCCAGAAGTAATCGTTGGAGTCCACATAGGCCTGCGCCGTTGCAAAATCGGGTTTTTCCACAAACTCGGCTACCTGCAGTGCTACGGTAGTATTGCCATGCACTGGCGCTGCTTTCACATAGCCATAACCTGTTTCAGGGCAGGAAGGCTGAATACCAAAGGTGACCAGGCGCCCGGCCTCTGCCTGTTCCAGCGCAATGCCAATGGCTGCCTGAAATGCCGGTTGATCCTGAATCAGGTGGTCAGCGGGCAATACCAGCAGCACCGGGTCTTCACCGTCACACATCGCCTGAATTGCCGCCAGCGCTATGGCCGGCGCCGTATTGCGCCCCTCGGGCTCCAGCAGGATGGTGGCGTCGCCAACTCCGATATGCCGCAACTGCTCGGCGGCCATAAACCGGTGCTCTTCGTTACAGATCAGAACCGCAGGCTCGCAGCTCAGGTCGGCAAGCCGCTCAAGTGTCGCCTGCAGCATGGTTTTATCCCCATCCAGCTTCAAAAACTGCTTGGGGCTCAGCTGGCGCGAAAGCGGCCACAATCGCGAACCCGTTCCTCCTGCCATCACTACGGGCACAAACATTCAGTTACTCCCTCAGCTTGATTGCCGATTACAGTATAGAAAGGTCATCTACTGTCGAACCCTGCCCTGCTCTGCCTCGAACCAGCGATATAGCGTCCGGAGCCCGGTATCCAACTCAATGGACGGCTGCCAGCCAAGTGTCTGTATGCGACTGATATCCAGCAGCTTGCGCGGGGTGCCATCCGGCTTGGAGGTATCAAAGACCAATTGTCCGTTAAAGCCCGAGATCCTGGCGATGGATTCTGCCAGATGACGAATACTGACCTCCTTCCCCGAGCCCACATTGATGTGGGATTGCATCGGGCTTGTCCGGGATGCGTACACCGGCTGTTCCAGCTCCATCAGGTGGATACAGGCATGCGCCAGGTCATCCACGTGCAAAAATTCGCGCAGTGGCCTGCCACTACCCCAGATCTGGGTCTCGCTGGCCTGGGACTGAATCGCATCATAGAACCGGCGCATAAGCGCCGGAATCACATGGGCATTCTCGGAATGAAAATTGTCCCCAGGCCCGTACAGATTGGTCGGCATCACGCAGCGGTAATCCCGGCCATACTGGCGGTTAAAGCTCTCACAAAGCTTGATACCGGCAATCTTGGCAATGGCATAGGGCTCATTGGTTGGCTCCAGCGGCCCGGTCAGCAAGGCCTCCTCCCTGATAGGTTGCGACGCCAGGCGTGGATAAATGCAGGAGGAACCGAGGAACAGCAGCTTATTCACGCCTGCACGATGCGCCGCCTGGATCAGGTTGCACTCGATCATCAGGTTTTCGTAGATAAAGTCTGCCGGATAGTGGCTGTTGGCATGAATACCGCCCACCTTCGCCGCCGCCAGATACACCTGGTCTACCCGATGCAGCCCCAGGAAGTTCTCAACCGCCTGTTGGCGAGTGAGGTCCAGCTCCGCTCGACTCGCGGTCAGAATATTGCTGTAGCCCAGCAATTCAAGCCTGCGTACTATGGCCGCACCCACCATGCCACCATGCCCGGCAACAAAGATTCGCTGATCGCGCTTAACAGCCACCTTAGTTCTCCACCGATACAGGCAGCTCGAAGCCGTGCTGTTTCAGCAACGCATGACGCTGTGCGTCTTTCAGGTCGCAATCGATCATCTCGCGGCAAAGCTGCTGAAGTGTGATTACAGGCTCCCAGCCGAGTTTGTCCCGTGCGAGCGAGGCATCCCCCAGCAAGGATTCAACTTCAGTCGGGCGGAAATAACGCGGATCGATGCGTACTACCACATCCCCCGCCTTCAGCGCCGGTGCCTTGTCGCCTTCCACATTATCGACAATAGCCACCTCATCAAGCCCCTGGCCCCTGAAGACCAGACTGACGCCCAGTTCCGCGGCACTCAGCTGCAGAAACTCGCGCACCGAGTGCTGCACGCCGCTGGCAATAACAAAGTCCTCTGGCGTGTCTTGCTGTAGCATTAGCCACTGCATCTGCACATAATCCCGCGCATGTCCCCAGTCGCGCAGCGCATCCAGATTGCCCATGTACAGGCAGGACTCCAGCCCCTGGGCAATATTGCACAGGCCCCGGGTGACCTTGCGGGTGACGAAGGTCTCGCCACGACGCGGCGATTCATGGTTGAAAAGAATGCCATTACAGGCATACATGCCATAGGCCTCACGGTAGTTCACCGTAATCCAGTAGGCATAGAGTTTTGCCACAGCATAAGGCGAGCGCGGATAGAACGGCGTGGTCTCCGTTTGCGGCGTCTCCTGCACCAGGCCATAGAGCTCGGAGGTCGACGCCTGGTAAAATCGGGTCTTGTGTTCCAGCCCCAGCAAACGAATGGCTTCAAGCAATCGCAGCGTTCCCATGGCGTCCACATCCGCGGTGTATTCCGGTGCCTCGAAACTGACCGCCACATGGGACTGGGCACCGAGGTTGTAGACCTCGTCCGGCTGCACCTGCTGGATGATGCGTGTCAGGTTGGAAGAGTCCGTCAAATCGCCGTAGTGCAGCACGAAATTGCGATTATCCAGGTGTGGTTCCTGATAGATATGATCGACACGCTGGGTATTGAACGACGAGGCCCGGCGCTTTATACCGTGCACCTGGTAGCCTTTTTCCAGCAGAAACTCGGCGAGGTAGGAGCCATCCTGGCCGGTGATACCGGTAATAAGGGCTTTTTTGTTCATATCAAATAATGGCTTCCCGGTGCCTGTTCAGAATCTCAGCGCTGATGTTCATCAATGGCTCGTTGGTAAACTTCAAGATACTGCGGTATCACGACTTCCGGACTCCACAAGCGCACCGCTCGCTCACGGGCTGCGAGTGAAAGCTGTTGATATCGCTCACTGTCCTCCAGTACCCATGCAATTCCCGCTGCCAAATCTTCTGGTGAAAAAGGTTCAGCGAGATAGCCAGTTGCAGCATGAACCACGACATCAGGCAAACCTGTGGTATTGAAGGCGACAACCGGAGTACCACAAGACTGAGCCTCGGTTCCGGTTTGAGGTAGGTTCTCTTGCAATGACGGCACTACCATTACATCCACCGCGTTATACAGAAGAGCTAGAGAAAAATCATCATGCAGATGCCCCATATAATTTATGGGTAAACCTAGTTCAGGCCGAACAGCGGGCTGACTTTGCCCGAACACCACGGCTTCCAGCTCAGCTTTGCTGCTCCCGGCCATCAATTCCTGTAATGCCTTTTGTAGTAAGGCAAACCCCTTGCGCGGATCGCTCGCGCCCCCTATGGCTCCATAAGCAATATACCTTTTGCCCACAGTCAGCCCCAGCGCCTTGCGGCAAAAAGCTTTATCCATCGGTTTAAAACAGTTGGTATCCAATACGTTCGGGATTACATGTATGGGCCATTCACGCATCAAGTCACTTTCTCCAGCACACTGCGCTAGCCAGTGGCTTGGACAGATGACATGTCGAGGCTGGGACCAATGTTTCTTTTTCCTTTTCCAGGTCCAGCGGTCAATATCGATACGTGTGCTACCGGGCTCTCTGTTAGCACGATGATAGCCGGACCGGAACCGGGCATCTGGCCTATCTTCGGTGTAATGTTCTGAACCACAAAAAGCCCACATATCATGCAGGGTAAATATCGTAGGTTTTAAAATACGCCCAATTTGGCACACCGATATAGTTTCTTCGTTTACCCAGTGTAAATTTACTATATCCGCATTAGTAGACTGAATCCGATGAAAAATCCTTGAAGGAATAAGATTGACTGATCTAGTTGTAGATTTAGATGTCCGCTCAAAATTTGAAATAAAATGACCCAACTGAGAACCCAAGATGAACCATACTTTATCTAGTCTACGAGAAAGTGAGATAGCAAAGTGGCTATGGCCGCTTTTTTTGCGCACCAAGATGCGTGAAATAATATTCTTTTCTTGAAAAAAACTTGAAAGACGGAATGCAGCTCGAGCGGCTCCCCCTTGAGTATCAGAACTATTAACAATTAAGACTTTCATCTTTTCTTAAAAACAGCGATAACTGTATGTCCATTTAAAAAGTAATCATCATCAAAGAATCGATTCACTATTTTTGCTATAAGTACAGAACCCTTTGACACTATATTTCTTACTAATGAAAAATCCAACATCCTATTCCTCAAAAACATCTTCTGAATTTCGACCGAAAGATACCAAACTTTATGTACAGCCTGAAGCGGCTCAGTTGAAATATCGATAACATCTAAATCAAAAATTTTTGCTATTTTCTCTAGGGATCTCTTATTCCATCTTGAGAGATGATGCGGCGGTAGATTCAATGCGTTATTAACTGCATAAGATAAAAATGAGTCTTCAGTTGGAACAGCCACAATCATTACTCCTCCGGGTCGAAGACAGCTAATTTTACTAGACAGAAAACTTTTAATGTTTGGAACATGTTCTAACACTTGAAAACTACAAACAACATCGTAATAATTTTCTCTTTTAATCGAATGGCTTTCAACAGACTCATTTATAATTGAAACGCCAAACGCCTCACCTAACTCTTTAGCCTTAGGGCTCACTTCAAGCGCCGTATACTCACAATTCGGCAGATAGCGACGAAAAGCTCCTTTACCTGCCCCAACTTCTAGAACTCGCTGAGATTCTTTAACATACTTACAGCTTTCAGTATACTCAAATTTATCTTCCGAGTAATACCATTCATGTTTTT
Proteins encoded:
- a CDS encoding class I SAM-dependent methyltransferase; translated protein: MNLLNNLSFSHELEGLSNSKIDDKTFYFGNGAFESGDAEYLYQIIRYIKPSRVYEIGSGNSTLMVAKAILKNIQDNPEYNCKHLCIEPYEMPWLEDAGVEVVRDKVENLSPSFFSDLAENDILFIDSSHIIRPQGDVLFEYLELLPTLGRGVIVHVHDVFSPRNYPSNWMEGEIKFWNEQYLLEVFLSHNNSWKVIGALNYLHHHYYGELKLVAPFLEPEREPGSFYIKKVV
- a CDS encoding mannose-1-phosphate guanylyltransferase/mannose-6-phosphate isomerase; this translates as MFVPVVMAGGTGSRLWPLSRQLSPKQFLKLDGDKTMLQATLERLADLSCEPAVLICNEEHRFMAAEQLRHIGVGDATILLEPEGRNTAPAIALAAIQAMCDGEDPVLLVLPADHLIQDQPAFQAAIGIALEQAEAGRLVTFGIQPSCPETGYGYVKAAPVHGNTTVALQVAEFVEKPDFATAQAYVDSNDYFWNSGMFMFRASRYLAELEAFRPQMLHSCRQAIAGAKQDLDFVRVDAPAFAGCASESIDYAVMEHTEDAVLVPLDAGWSDVGSWSALADVSAKDAEDNVLKGDVLIKDCQGILAYAEHRLVAAIGVDDLVIVETRDAVLVARKDRVQDVKHIVEELEQQGRTEHVNHREVYRPWGCYDSIDAGSRYQVKHITVKPGAKLSVQMHHHRAEHWIVVSGTAKVTNGDKTYLVTENQSTYIPIGQIHSLENPGRVPLELIEVQSGAYLGEDDIVRLEDLYGRG
- the fcl gene encoding GDP-L-fucose synthase, whose protein sequence is MAVKRDQRIFVAGHGGMVGAAIVRRLELLGYSNILTASRAELDLTRQQAVENFLGLHRVDQVYLAAAKVGGIHANSHYPADFIYENLMIECNLIQAAHRAGVNKLLFLGSSCIYPRLASQPIREEALLTGPLEPTNEPYAIAKIAGIKLCESFNRQYGRDYRCVMPTNLYGPGDNFHSENAHVIPALMRRFYDAIQSQASETQIWGSGRPLREFLHVDDLAHACIHLMELEQPVYASRTSPMQSHINVGSGKEVSIRHLAESIARISGFNGQLVFDTSKPDGTPRKLLDISRIQTLGWQPSIELDTGLRTLYRWFEAEQGRVRQ
- the gmd gene encoding GDP-mannose 4,6-dehydratase, producing the protein MNKKALITGITGQDGSYLAEFLLEKGYQVHGIKRRASSFNTQRVDHIYQEPHLDNRNFVLHYGDLTDSSNLTRIIQQVQPDEVYNLGAQSHVAVSFEAPEYTADVDAMGTLRLLEAIRLLGLEHKTRFYQASTSELYGLVQETPQTETTPFYPRSPYAVAKLYAYWITVNYREAYGMYACNGILFNHESPRRGETFVTRKVTRGLCNIAQGLESCLYMGNLDALRDWGHARDYVQMQWLMLQQDTPEDFVIASGVQHSVREFLQLSAAELGVSLVFRGQGLDEVAIVDNVEGDKAPALKAGDVVVRIDPRYFRPTEVESLLGDASLARDKLGWEPVITLQQLCREMIDCDLKDAQRHALLKQHGFELPVSVEN
- a CDS encoding glycosyltransferase → MKVLIVNSSDTQGGAARAAFRLSSFFQEKNIISRILVRKKSGHSHFAISLSRRLDKVWFILGSQLGHFISNFERTSKSTTRSVNLIPSRIFHRIQSTNADIVNLHWVNEETISVCQIGRILKPTIFTLHDMWAFCGSEHYTEDRPDARFRSGYHRANREPGSTRIDIDRWTWKRKKKHWSQPRHVICPSHWLAQCAGESDLMREWPIHVIPNVLDTNCFKPMDKAFCRKALGLTVGKRYIAYGAIGGASDPRKGFALLQKALQELMAGSSKAELEAVVFGQSQPAVRPELGLPINYMGHLHDDFSLALLYNAVDVMVVPSLQENLPQTGTEAQSCGTPVVAFNTTGLPDVVVHAATGYLAEPFSPEDLAAGIAWVLEDSERYQQLSLAARERAVRLWSPEVVIPQYLEVYQRAIDEHQR
- a CDS encoding class I SAM-dependent methyltransferase; the encoded protein is MYSCPLCYSSDVSEIESLKKNDLIYIYKKDFSMDISDIIKEHVEYLICRCCGLGFFYPLYFGSENFYNQLQKHEWYYSEDKFEYTESCKYVKESQRVLEVGAGKGAFRRYLPNCEYTALEVSPKAKELGEAFGVSIINESVESHSIKRENYYDVVCSFQVLEHVPNIKSFLSSKISCLRPGGVMIVAVPTEDSFLSYAVNNALNLPPHHLSRWNKRSLEKIAKIFDLDVIDISTEPLQAVHKVWYLSVEIQKMFLRNRMLDFSLVRNIVSKGSVLIAKIVNRFFDDDYFLNGHTVIAVFKKR